From a region of the Mus pahari chromosome 12, PAHARI_EIJ_v1.1, whole genome shotgun sequence genome:
- the Eif2b5 gene encoding translation initiation factor eIF-2B subunit epsilon has translation MAATAAVPGAAAGRASKRGGGGPGGGPGGGGTQGAEEEPPPPLQAVLVADSFNRRFFPISKDQPRVLLPLANVALIDYTLEFLTATGVQETFVFCCWKAAQIKEHLQKSKWCHPTSPNVVRIITSELYRSLGDVLRDVDAKALVRSDFLLLYGDVISNINICRALEEHRLRRKLEKNVSVMTMVFKESSPSHPTRCHEDNVVMAVDSATNRILHFQKTQGLRRFSFPLSLFQGSGDGVEIRYDLLDCHISICSPQVAQLFTDNFDYQTRDDFVRGLLVNEEVLGNQIHLHVTTREYGARVSNLHMYSAVCADVIRRWVYPLTPEVNFTDSTTQSYTHSRHNIYRGPEVSLGHGSVLEENVLLGAGTVIGSNCSITNSVIGPNCHIGDNVVLDQAYLWQGVRVAAGAQIHQSLLCDRAEVKERVKLKPYCVLTSQVVVGPDITLPEGSVISLHPPDAEEDEDDGQFSDDSGADQEKEKVKLKGYNPAEVGLEGQGYLWKAEGVNSKEDEELRQSLWGLMIKMEEESETESEGSMDPEELDSRAGSPQLDDIRVFQNEVLGTLQRGREENISCDNLVLEINSLKYAYNISLKEVMQVLSHVVLEFPLQQVDGLLDPNRYCALLLPLLKAWSPVFRNYIKRAADHLEALAAIEDFFLEHETLIPSMAKVLMAFYQLEILAEETILSWFSQRDITDEGQQLRKNQQLQRFIQWLKEAEEESSDGD, from the exons ATGGCAGCCACTGCGGCGGTGCCTGGCGCTGCGGCGGGCCGAGCGAGCAaacgcggcggcggcggcccaGGCGGCGGCCCGGGCGGCGGGGGGACCCAAGGTGCGGAGGAGGAGCCGCCGCCGCCCCTCCAGGCAGTTCTAGTGGCCGATAGCTTCAACCGCCgcttcttccccatctccaagGACCAGCCTCGG GTCCTCTTGCCCCTGGCCAATGTTGCGCTAATTGACTATACTCTGGAATTCCTGACTGCTACGGGTGTACAGGAAACATTTGTCTTTTGCTGCTGGAAAGCTGCTCAGATCAAAGAACACTTACA GAAATCCAAGTGGTGCCATCCTACGTCCCCCAACGTTGTTCGAATAATCACATCAGAGCTATACCGATCACTAGGGGACGTCCTCCGTGATGTCGATGCCAAGGCCTTGGTGCGCTCTGACTTTCTCCTGCTATATGGAGATGTCATCtcaaatatcaatatttgcagaGCCCTGGAGGAACACAG GCTAAGAAGGAAgctagaaaaaaatgtctctgtgATGACAATGGTCTTCAAAGAGTCGTCACCCAGCCACCCTACACGCTGCCATGAGGACAACGTGGTGATGGCTGTGGACAGCGCCACAAACAGGATTCTTcacttccagaagacccaaggcCTCCGGCGCTTTTCCTTTCCATTG AGCCTGTTCCAGGGCAGTGGAGATGGAGTGGAGATTCGATATGATTTGTTGGACTGTCACATCAGCATCTGCTCTCCTCAG GTCGCTCAACTCTTCACAGACAATTTTGACTACCAAACTCGAGATGATTTTGTACGAGGCCTATTGGTGAATGAGGAG GTCCTAGGAAATCAGATTCACTTGCATGTGACAACTAGGGAATATGGTGCCCGGGTCTCCAACCTACACATGTACTCAGCCGTTTGTGCTGACGTCATCCGCCGATGGGTCTACCCTCTCACTCCAGAAGTAAACTTCACTGACAGCACCACCCAGAGCTACACTCATTCCCGACACAACATCTACCGAGGGcctgaagtcagcctgggccatGGCAGCGTCCTGGAGGAAAATGTGCTTCTTGGAGCTGGCACTGTCATTGGCAGCAACTGCTCCATCACCAACAGTGTCATTGGCCCTAACTGCCACATTG GTGATAATGTGGTACTGGACCAGGCCTACCTGTGGCAGGGAGTTCGAGTGGCTGCTGGAGCACAGATACACCAGTCTCTGCTCTGTGACAGAGCTGAGGTCAAGGAGCGAGTCAAACTGAAGCCATACTGTGTCCTCACTTCCCAG gtGGTAGTGGGCCCAGACATCACGCTGCCGGAGGGCTCAGTGATCTCTTTGCACCCTCCCGAtgcagaggaagatgaagatgatggcCAGTTTAGTGATGATTCTGGAGCTGaccaagaaaaggagaaagtgaagctGAAAG GTTACAATCCAGCAGAAGTTGGCCTTGAAGGCCAGGGATACCTCTGGAAAGCTGAGGGTGTGAACTCGAAGGAAGATGAGGAGCTACGGCAGAGTCTCTGGG GACTCATGATCAAGATGGAGGAGGAAAGTGAGACTGAAAGTGAAGGAAGTATGGATCCTGAGGAGCTGGACAGCCGAGCAGGCTCCCCTCAGCTGGATGACATCAGAG ttttccaGAACGAGGTCCTGGGAACGCTGCAGCGGGGCCGAGAGGAGAACATCTCCTGTGACAATCTAGTCCTGGAGATCAACTCTCTCAA GTATGCCTACAACATTAGCCTAAAGGAAGTGATGCAGGTCCTGAGCCATGTGGTCCTGGAGTTCCCCCTGCAACAAGTAGATGGCCTGCTTGACCCAAACCGCTACTGTGCCCTGCTGCTTCCT CTACTCAAAGCCTGGAGCCCTGTTTTTAGGAACTACATAAAGCGTGCAGCTGACCACTTGGAAGCATTGGCAGCCATTGAGGACTTCTTCTTGGAACACGAAACGCTCATTCCTTCCATGGCCAAG GTCCTGATGGCTTTCTACCAGCTGGAGATCTTGGCTGAGGAAACAATCTTGAGCTGGTTCAGCCAAAGAGACATAACTGACGAAGGCCAGCAGTTAAGGAAGAATCAACAG CTGCAGAGGTTCATCCAGTGGCtgaaagaggcagaagaggagtcATCCGACGGTGACTGA